In Micrococcus luteus NCTC 2665, a single window of DNA contains:
- a CDS encoding peptidoglycan D,D-transpeptidase FtsI family protein gives MNEAIRRTWTVMAAMILVLALAASVIQVLAADQLKTHALNSRQMFLEFGAPRGPILVDGEPIAESVPSDDAYHYQRVYHEPELYAPLTGFYSLTYGTAGLEAAMNEQLSGTPTSQFVDRAMEIITGATPEGDQVELTIDPELQRLAYDALPDGVRASAVVTDPTTGEILAMVSKPSFDPNALSSHNPAEAQAAMAAIDQIPGASAYRNRASEQLVSPGSTFKLIDAVAMLESGDYTPDGTVDIPAAWTLPGTTTELPNYDGSPCNTVGRQTLTWALAQSCNTPFAMAAVELGQDRIREAAERFGFNDSFEYPLPVTASVFPSDLDDAALAQSSIGQRDVQATALQMAMVAAGIANDGVVMEPQLIKAVRRSDLTTVQEFSPRERGRATTPEVAGQVSDMMVSAVEDGILGSVQSDTVRIAAKSGTAEVGDTGNVHSWITGFDASENPRAAVTIVVEDEPPGVGHQTVVSGMKAIMEAVVTE, from the coding sequence GTGAACGAGGCGATCCGACGCACGTGGACCGTCATGGCGGCCATGATCCTGGTGCTCGCGCTGGCTGCGTCCGTCATCCAGGTGCTGGCCGCGGACCAGCTCAAGACGCACGCCCTGAACTCGCGGCAGATGTTCCTGGAGTTCGGCGCCCCGCGCGGGCCGATCCTCGTGGACGGCGAGCCGATCGCCGAGTCCGTCCCCTCCGACGACGCGTACCACTACCAGCGCGTCTACCACGAGCCCGAGCTGTACGCCCCGCTCACGGGCTTCTATTCGCTCACCTACGGCACCGCCGGGCTGGAGGCGGCCATGAACGAGCAGCTCTCCGGCACCCCCACGTCCCAGTTCGTGGACCGCGCCATGGAGATCATCACGGGTGCCACGCCCGAGGGCGACCAGGTGGAGCTGACGATCGACCCCGAGCTGCAGCGTCTGGCGTACGACGCGCTCCCGGACGGCGTGCGCGCCTCCGCCGTGGTCACGGACCCGACGACGGGCGAGATCCTGGCCATGGTGTCGAAGCCGAGCTTCGACCCCAACGCGCTCTCCTCGCACAACCCGGCCGAGGCGCAGGCGGCGATGGCCGCGATCGATCAGATCCCCGGTGCCAGCGCGTACCGCAACCGCGCCTCGGAGCAGCTCGTGTCCCCCGGCTCCACGTTCAAGCTCATCGACGCGGTGGCCATGCTCGAGTCCGGTGACTACACCCCGGACGGGACGGTGGACATCCCCGCCGCGTGGACGCTGCCCGGCACGACCACGGAGCTGCCCAACTACGACGGCTCACCGTGCAACACCGTGGGGCGTCAGACCCTCACATGGGCGCTGGCACAGTCCTGCAACACCCCGTTCGCCATGGCCGCCGTCGAGCTGGGCCAGGACCGGATCCGGGAGGCCGCCGAGCGGTTCGGCTTCAACGACTCCTTCGAATACCCGCTGCCCGTGACCGCCTCCGTGTTCCCCTCCGACCTGGACGACGCCGCGCTGGCGCAGTCCTCGATCGGCCAGCGGGACGTGCAGGCCACCGCGCTGCAGATGGCCATGGTGGCCGCCGGCATCGCGAACGACGGCGTGGTCATGGAGCCGCAGCTGATCAAGGCGGTCCGCCGTTCGGACCTCACCACGGTGCAGGAGTTCAGCCCCCGTGAGCGCGGCCGGGCCACGACCCCCGAGGTGGCCGGGCAGGTCTCGGACATGATGGTCTCGGCGGTGGAGGACGGCATCCTGGGATCCGTGCAGTCGGACACGGTGCGGATCGCGGCGAAGTCGGGCACGGCCGAGGTCGGGGACACGGGCAACGTGCACTCCTGGATCACCGGCTTCGACGCGAGCGAGAACCCCCGGGCGGCCGTGACGATCGTGGTGGAGGACGAGCCGCCGGGGGTTGGACATCAGACAGTCGTCAGTGGCATGAAGGCAATCATGGAAGCGGTGGTCACGGAATGA
- a CDS encoding FtsW/RodA/SpoVE family cell cycle protein — MTEVISPARPRRNIELVLLLAALAIALGADLLGMIGTDAPLDSTAWVPLGIFGAATLVLHVVLRLRAPYADPFMLPITALLNGLGLAMIHRLSQDAAMANPTSQLVWSVLAVLVASALVFLVRDHRVLRRWPYLFLAASGVLLLLPLVPGLGLSMYGARIWIDVGFGTFQPGEIAKITLAIFFAGYLSANRDLILLAGRRVGPVTFPRARDLGPLLAGWLLALGVLVFQRDLGSALLFFGMFMAMLYIATSRASWILLGLGLIAFGAALAFLFMPHVTARFEIWLRAFDPEIYHRDFGGSYQVVQGLFAMASGGLMGTGLGAGNPTQVPLSFSDMILTAIGEELGFVGLAAVLVLYFLLVTRMMRAALGVRDAFGKVLASGLAFTMAWQVFVVMGGVTLVLPLTGLTTPFLAAGGSSLLANWIIVGLVLRISNAARRPAVVDGMVNASGPGAGHLDPGTALPAAAVPPGGGEER, encoded by the coding sequence GTGACCGAGGTGATCTCCCCCGCACGCCCGCGCCGGAACATCGAACTGGTCCTACTGCTGGCCGCCCTGGCCATCGCCCTGGGGGCGGACCTGCTGGGCATGATCGGCACGGACGCCCCGCTGGACTCCACCGCCTGGGTGCCGCTGGGCATCTTCGGCGCGGCCACCCTCGTGCTGCACGTGGTCCTGCGGCTGCGGGCCCCCTACGCGGACCCGTTCATGCTGCCGATCACCGCCCTGCTCAACGGGCTGGGCCTGGCCATGATCCACCGGCTGAGCCAGGACGCCGCGATGGCCAACCCCACCTCGCAGCTCGTGTGGTCCGTCCTGGCCGTCCTGGTGGCCTCCGCCCTGGTGTTCCTGGTGCGCGACCACCGGGTGCTGCGGCGCTGGCCGTACCTGTTCCTCGCCGCGTCCGGCGTGCTGCTGCTCCTGCCGCTCGTGCCCGGGCTGGGCCTGAGCATGTACGGGGCGCGGATCTGGATCGACGTCGGCTTCGGCACCTTCCAGCCCGGCGAGATCGCCAAGATCACGCTGGCCATCTTCTTCGCCGGCTACCTCTCCGCGAACCGCGACCTGATCCTGCTGGCCGGCCGCCGCGTGGGCCCGGTGACCTTCCCCCGAGCCCGGGACCTCGGCCCGTTGCTGGCCGGCTGGCTCCTGGCGCTCGGCGTGCTCGTGTTCCAGCGCGACCTGGGCTCGGCCCTGCTGTTCTTCGGCATGTTCATGGCGATGCTCTACATCGCCACGTCCCGCGCCTCCTGGATCCTCCTCGGCCTGGGCCTGATCGCCTTCGGCGCGGCGCTGGCGTTCCTGTTCATGCCGCACGTGACCGCCCGGTTCGAGATCTGGCTGAGGGCCTTCGACCCCGAGATCTACCATCGCGACTTCGGCGGCTCCTACCAGGTCGTCCAGGGCCTGTTCGCGATGGCCTCGGGCGGGCTGATGGGCACCGGCCTGGGCGCGGGCAACCCCACCCAGGTGCCGCTGTCCTTCTCGGACATGATCCTCACGGCCATCGGCGAGGAGCTCGGCTTCGTGGGCCTGGCCGCCGTGCTCGTCCTGTACTTCCTGCTCGTCACCCGCATGATGCGCGCCGCCCTCGGCGTGCGCGACGCGTTCGGCAAGGTGCTCGCCTCCGGCCTGGCCTTCACCATGGCGTGGCAGGTGTTCGTGGTGATGGGCGGTGTGACCCTCGTGCTGCCGCTCACCGGCCTCACGACGCCGTTCCTCGCCGCCGGCGGCTCGTCGCTGCTGGCCAACTGGATCATCGTGGGGCTCGTGCTGCGCATCTCGAACGCCGCCCGCCGTCCCGCGGTCGTGGACGGGATGGTCAACGCGTCCGGGCCCGGCGCCGGCCACCTCGACCCCGGCACGGCGCTCCCGGCGGCCGCTGTGCCCCCGGGAGGAGGTGAGGAGCGGTGA
- a CDS encoding PP2C family protein-serine/threonine phosphatase, with protein MTLVLRYAARSDVGRVRAKNDDSAYVGRHLVVLADGMGGHVGGDVASASTVLDLAPLDAVGYEDPATVLPDEIQNANLILNELVHANPKLAGMGTTCTAALLAGTTLHIAHIGDSRAYRLANGEFSQVTTDHTFVQKLVDEGRLEAGEAPFHPNKNVLMRVLGDVDASPELDVFEVPVAPGERWLFCSDGLTDVVSPEKIHEVLRDSEALNQAVDTLVDLTLKGGAPDNVTVVAFEIAEGTAEELAPVPDVHLSEQALAAAHPPEVGPVSGLLLREDLDARPHLLVGAASNAVRTDRIPVVTRSSTRRRAAALLGETPVPENRPRRTAAVLTDGPDPDVAARPDPSAPPAAPRGTAAAVGSSSAATPAATAADQPSDEAAEASATAPTPAPATSGPAGGSEARAARRRRGKDDRPVQYRRGWFIPVFTTLLALTLAAVAVWGYLWTQTQYYVGANDGRIAVFKGVSQRLGPLELSHVDRQTDLPVDALPAYARDRVNAGMAARDVDHAEQIVAELRDSLHPNAPAPAGEPSERARPSATPSSSSARPSDASGSAAPTSPASSPSATGGEAP; from the coding sequence ATGACCCTCGTCCTCCGCTACGCCGCCCGCTCCGACGTCGGCCGCGTCCGTGCCAAGAACGACGACTCCGCCTACGTGGGCCGTCATCTGGTCGTGCTCGCGGACGGCATGGGCGGGCACGTGGGCGGCGACGTGGCAAGCGCGTCCACGGTGCTGGACCTGGCCCCGCTGGATGCGGTGGGCTACGAGGACCCGGCCACGGTGCTGCCGGACGAGATCCAGAACGCCAACCTGATCCTCAACGAGCTGGTGCACGCCAACCCCAAGCTCGCCGGCATGGGCACCACGTGCACCGCCGCCCTGCTCGCGGGGACCACGCTGCACATCGCGCACATCGGCGACTCCCGTGCCTACCGGCTCGCGAACGGCGAGTTCTCCCAGGTCACCACGGACCACACGTTCGTGCAGAAGCTCGTGGACGAGGGGCGTCTCGAGGCCGGGGAGGCCCCGTTCCATCCGAACAAGAACGTGCTCATGCGCGTGCTCGGCGACGTGGACGCCTCCCCCGAGCTGGACGTGTTCGAGGTGCCCGTCGCCCCCGGAGAGCGCTGGCTGTTCTGCTCGGACGGCCTCACGGACGTGGTCTCCCCCGAGAAGATCCACGAGGTGCTGCGGGACTCGGAGGCTCTCAACCAGGCCGTCGACACCCTCGTGGACCTGACCCTCAAGGGCGGCGCCCCGGACAACGTCACCGTGGTGGCGTTCGAGATCGCGGAGGGCACGGCGGAGGAGCTGGCCCCCGTCCCGGACGTCCACCTGTCCGAGCAGGCCCTCGCCGCGGCCCACCCGCCCGAGGTCGGCCCGGTCTCCGGCCTGCTGCTGCGCGAGGACCTGGACGCACGACCCCACCTGCTCGTCGGCGCGGCCTCCAACGCTGTGAGGACCGATCGCATCCCCGTGGTCACCCGCAGCTCCACGCGCCGCCGCGCCGCTGCCCTGCTCGGCGAGACGCCCGTGCCGGAGAACCGTCCCCGGCGCACCGCGGCCGTCCTCACGGACGGGCCGGATCCCGACGTCGCCGCGCGCCCGGACCCGTCCGCCCCGCCCGCCGCGCCGCGCGGCACCGCGGCCGCCGTCGGCTCCTCCTCCGCCGCCACACCGGCCGCCACCGCTGCCGACCAGCCGTCCGACGAGGCCGCCGAGGCGTCGGCCACGGCCCCCACCCCGGCCCCGGCGACCTCCGGGCCCGCCGGCGGCTCCGAGGCCAGGGCCGCGCGTCGGCGGCGTGGGAAGGACGACCGCCCGGTGCAGTACCGTCGCGGCTGGTTCATCCCCGTATTCACCACGCTGCTCGCCCTCACCCTCGCGGCCGTGGCCGTGTGGGGCTACCTGTGGACCCAGACGCAGTACTACGTGGGGGCCAACGACGGCCGGATCGCCGTGTTCAAGGGCGTCTCCCAGCGGCTGGGCCCGCTCGAGCTGTCCCACGTGGACCGCCAGACCGACCTCCCGGTGGACGCGCTGCCCGCGTACGCACGCGACCGCGTGAACGCCGGCATGGCCGCCCGGGACGTGGACCACGCGGAGCAGATCGTCGCCGAGCTGCGCGACTCGCTGCACCCGAACGCCCCCGCCCCCGCCGGTGAGCCCTCCGAGCGGGCCCGGCCGAGCGCGACGCCGTCGTCGTCCTCCGCCCGCCCCTCGGACGCGTCCGGCTCCGCCGCGCCGACGAGCCCGGCATCGTCCCCGAGCGCGACGGGAGGTGAGGCCCCGTGA
- a CDS encoding FHA domain-containing protein FhaB/FipA translates to MSELAVAVLRMGLLLALWVLIISIVMAQGRDLVVGRRNKTRLQQAQRDAGLVTAVPAAGAAGAGSSAVDRPAPASTPSPAASAPTTPAPRLSRTLRVVEGPKAGQTIALEGRPLLMGRAQDADLVLVDDYASGRHARLFPQGTRWFLEDLGSTNGTYVNGAPVTRAVPVGPGTAIRIGKTVMELEA, encoded by the coding sequence ATGAGCGAGCTCGCCGTCGCCGTGCTCCGCATGGGCCTGCTGCTGGCCCTGTGGGTGCTGATCATCTCCATCGTCATGGCGCAGGGCCGCGACCTCGTGGTCGGCCGGCGGAACAAGACGCGCCTCCAGCAGGCCCAGCGCGACGCCGGCCTGGTCACCGCGGTGCCCGCGGCCGGGGCCGCCGGGGCGGGCTCGTCCGCGGTCGACCGCCCCGCGCCCGCGTCGACGCCGTCCCCCGCCGCGTCCGCGCCGACGACGCCGGCCCCGCGGCTGTCCCGGACTCTGCGGGTGGTCGAGGGCCCGAAGGCCGGGCAGACCATCGCCCTGGAGGGCCGTCCCCTGCTGATGGGCCGCGCCCAGGACGCCGACCTGGTGCTCGTGGACGACTACGCCTCCGGCCGCCACGCCCGGCTGTTCCCCCAGGGCACCCGCTGGTTCCTCGAGGACCTCGGCTCCACGAACGGCACCTACGTCAACGGCGCCCCCGTCACCCGCGCGGTGCCCGTGGGCCCCGGCACGGCCATCCGCATCGGCAAGACCGTCATGGAGCTCGAGGCCTGA
- a CDS encoding FhaA domain-containing protein, with protein MGLLDNLERGLERAVRSAFSAGGPRAVKPVEIASALRQAMDDESFALSEGHTVAPNNYVVHFSPADFERARSWGSTLASELCDEVIRHADSQGYALPGTVRVAFHPDADVRAGDLRVVTRLDDGSRPAPASHDDGPSPATAHGPGASAAAPDRLVEDLPAAAPREPSPAPRVGPRPAPRRAAAPAAPAAHADQPTVVIGRPVTEPAGPALELDGRMLPLDGDDLILGRSAERADLVIPDSSVSREHLRLLTVGSTVTLLDLGSRNGVLVNGRRVDGSVTLRDGDVVTVGQTELLFFGGTGGRA; from the coding sequence GTGGGACTTCTGGACAACCTCGAACGCGGCCTGGAGCGGGCCGTGCGCTCGGCCTTCTCGGCCGGCGGTCCGCGGGCGGTCAAGCCGGTGGAGATCGCCTCGGCCCTGCGACAGGCGATGGACGACGAGTCGTTCGCGCTGTCCGAGGGCCACACGGTCGCGCCCAACAACTACGTGGTCCACTTCTCCCCCGCCGACTTCGAGCGCGCCCGCTCGTGGGGGTCCACCCTCGCCAGCGAGCTGTGCGATGAGGTCATCCGCCACGCCGACTCCCAGGGCTATGCACTGCCCGGCACGGTCCGGGTCGCCTTCCACCCTGACGCGGACGTGCGCGCCGGGGACCTGCGCGTGGTCACCCGCCTGGACGACGGCTCGCGCCCCGCCCCGGCTTCCCACGACGACGGCCCCTCGCCCGCCACCGCCCACGGCCCGGGAGCCTCCGCCGCGGCGCCGGACCGACTGGTCGAGGACCTGCCGGCGGCCGCGCCCCGTGAGCCCTCCCCCGCCCCGCGCGTCGGACCCCGTCCGGCGCCCCGCCGGGCCGCCGCCCCGGCCGCGCCCGCCGCCCACGCCGACCAGCCGACCGTCGTGATCGGCCGCCCCGTGACCGAGCCCGCCGGCCCGGCCCTCGAGCTGGACGGCCGCATGCTCCCCCTGGACGGGGACGACCTCATCCTCGGCCGCTCGGCCGAGCGTGCCGACCTCGTGATCCCGGACTCCTCGGTGTCCCGCGAGCACCTGCGCCTGCTCACCGTCGGCTCCACGGTCACGCTCCTGGACCTGGGCAGCCGCAACGGCGTGCTCGTCAACGGCCGCCGCGTGGACGGCTCCGTCACCCTGCGCGACGGGGACGTGGTGACCGTCGGCCAGACCGAGCTGCTGTTCTTCGGCGGGACGGGGGGCCGCGCATGA
- a CDS encoding universal stress protein produces the protein MTIISTGTSTPESAAAWRAALAEAALRGEDVVWFSLDGTEPDEAEAREAGVAVSVAHAQERGRDAVGDLLEHAERVGASRIVVGVRHRSPVGKLLLGSAAQQIILEARVPVVCVKP, from the coding sequence ATGACGATCATCAGCACCGGAACCAGCACCCCCGAGAGCGCCGCGGCCTGGCGGGCCGCCCTGGCCGAGGCGGCCCTGCGCGGGGAGGACGTGGTCTGGTTCTCCCTCGACGGGACCGAGCCGGACGAGGCGGAGGCGCGCGAGGCCGGCGTCGCCGTGTCCGTGGCGCACGCCCAGGAGCGCGGCCGGGACGCCGTCGGCGACCTGCTCGAGCACGCCGAGCGTGTGGGCGCGAGCCGGATCGTGGTGGGCGTGAGGCACCGCTCCCCCGTGGGCAAGCTGCTGCTGGGATCGGCCGCGCAGCAGATCATCCTCGAGGCGCGCGTCCCGGTGGTGTGCGTCAAGCCGTGA
- a CDS encoding tripartite tricarboxylate transporter substrate binding protein, with the protein MSSTSPDGPPRRRTGIGRIVFSVIAVLTVLAASAFSIRSASGGNDIRTNLTLIAPAAAGGGWDSFQRELQQTMRVNGLVNNVQVVNIPGAGGTIALGQLTTLEDANNLMVGGTGQIAAHAARGTGPELSQVTAVSRVVEEYSLVVVPADSPYQSMDDLVTAWRADPAHVAWTGGGSFDQLVMADIARTADVPVADTTYIPSDGGGEAIQALLNGTAQASAGGFADIYPQVQAGRLRALGVVAAEPLAGVEEIPTLRSQGYDVTLTNWRALFVPPGVSAEERTELEALIAEAVDTPEWKEAVQRNYWNPVPLSGAELEEFIAAEKERIGTLTGEIK; encoded by the coding sequence ATGTCCTCCACCTCCCCCGACGGCCCCCCGCGCCGACGCACGGGGATCGGCCGGATCGTCTTCAGCGTGATCGCGGTGCTCACCGTGCTCGCGGCCTCCGCCTTCTCCATCCGCTCGGCCTCGGGAGGCAACGACATCCGCACCAACCTGACCCTCATCGCTCCCGCGGCCGCCGGCGGCGGCTGGGACTCGTTCCAGCGCGAGCTGCAGCAGACCATGCGCGTCAACGGGCTCGTGAACAACGTCCAGGTGGTCAACATCCCCGGCGCCGGTGGCACCATCGCCCTCGGTCAGCTGACCACGCTCGAGGACGCGAACAACCTCATGGTGGGCGGCACCGGCCAGATCGCCGCCCACGCGGCCCGTGGCACCGGCCCCGAGCTCTCCCAGGTCACCGCGGTCAGCCGCGTCGTCGAGGAGTACAGCCTCGTGGTGGTCCCGGCGGACTCGCCGTACCAGAGCATGGACGACCTGGTGACCGCCTGGCGCGCCGATCCCGCCCACGTGGCGTGGACCGGCGGCGGCTCCTTCGACCAGCTCGTCATGGCGGACATCGCCCGCACGGCCGACGTGCCGGTCGCGGACACCACCTACATCCCGTCCGACGGCGGCGGCGAGGCCATCCAGGCCCTGCTCAACGGCACCGCCCAGGCCTCCGCCGGCGGCTTCGCGGACATCTACCCGCAGGTCCAGGCCGGCCGACTGCGCGCCCTCGGCGTGGTGGCGGCCGAGCCGCTGGCCGGCGTCGAGGAGATCCCGACCCTGCGCTCCCAGGGCTACGACGTCACGCTCACCAACTGGCGCGCCCTGTTCGTGCCGCCGGGTGTCTCCGCGGAGGAGCGCACGGAGCTCGAGGCCCTCATCGCCGAGGCGGTCGACACCCCCGAGTGGAAGGAAGCGGTGCAGCGCAACTACTGGAACCCCGTGCCCCTCTCCGGCGCCGAACTCGAGGAGTTCATCGCCGCCGAGAAGGAGCGCATCGGCACGCTGACGGGAGAGATCAAGTGA
- a CDS encoding tripartite tricarboxylate transporter TctB family protein, whose amino-acid sequence MSHASTVPPAADAPSRWGRAAGLSALVMPAVLAAFSLYLLLGSLAMDTEGADFPGPDFFPLILAVAGLVIAAALAVEVVRVRQSPEGQADADGEVGQAAGPLTLFHSDFGALAWCFLGFLAFAVLLPWLGWILAGALLFWCVTRAFGAPHPVFDILVALFVSSLAYLGFAVALGLTLPSGILGGGF is encoded by the coding sequence GTGAGCCACGCGTCCACCGTCCCCCCCGCCGCCGACGCCCCCTCCCGCTGGGGGCGCGCCGCCGGGCTCTCCGCGCTCGTCATGCCGGCCGTGCTGGCCGCGTTCAGCCTCTACCTGCTGCTGGGATCCCTGGCCATGGACACCGAGGGCGCCGACTTCCCCGGCCCGGACTTCTTCCCGCTGATCCTCGCGGTCGCGGGCCTCGTGATCGCCGCCGCGCTCGCGGTGGAGGTCGTGCGCGTGCGCCAGTCCCCCGAGGGTCAGGCCGACGCGGACGGCGAGGTCGGCCAGGCGGCCGGTCCGCTGACCCTGTTCCACTCGGACTTCGGCGCGCTGGCCTGGTGCTTCCTCGGCTTCCTCGCGTTCGCCGTCCTGCTGCCCTGGCTGGGGTGGATCCTCGCCGGGGCGCTGCTGTTCTGGTGCGTCACCCGCGCGTTCGGCGCCCCGCACCCCGTGTTCGACATCCTCGTCGCCCTGTTCGTCTCCTCGCTGGCCTACCTCGGCTTCGCGGTGGCCCTGGGCCTGACCCTGCCCTCGGGCATCCTGGGAGGTGGCTTCTGA